The sequence TCTCTTGAAATCAAATTGTAAAAATTCTATCCTACATCAATGGGGATAAATGTCTAtcgaaaaatgttgaatttttactCGACCACCAAAGAATATCACCAACACACAACCTTGTCATCAAGGATGTATGCAAGAATCACTCATGACTCTAGAAAAACTTTCCTTTCCTCCCTTCCTGATTCAAGAACTCATCGGTGCCAAAGCCTCGTACAGAATCCAGTTGGTGCCATTGGCGGTCTCTTACTAGATATACCTTCAGAAAATGTGTCAATCAATTGTCCTGCAAGACAAGCTGGATCATCCACAAATGTATCGAGAAATACCTTGACAACCTTTCTCTCCCGTGGAGCTGCTCGTAAACTGTACCAAGTCAAGAACTTCACTCGAAAGTTTCTCTATATGTCCATCGCATTCCAACTTGCGGATCACTTTTACACAGTATTCTAAATCTCCTTCCGAAGATCCATCTCGAGGGCACTCCTGTTCCCACCTAGATCCACTTTTCTTCGATGAGCTTCCGGCTTGCGTTCCCTCTGGCACTCCTGCCCTGTTTTCAAGCCCCTCATTAGTGGGTTTTGGTCTTGAATTTCTTCCCGGTCCTTCCTCGACGATTTCTAGTTTCAATGGAGTGATGGTCTCGGAATTAAAGTATATTTGTAACATATTCTTATTTACTTTGCAATATTTTCTTACTTCTTTTACGCTGAATGTTGACATCTTTCTTTACaatgtatgtcgacatcttttgtAATCTTTGTAACTCTCTGTATATAAGGTCATGCCTAATTCTCTAACAAATCAATGAGAATATTGAATATTCCATTCACGTTTACagtatggtatcagagccagaatATTTTTTTCAAATCTTTTATAACAATGGGAACACCTCCTTCGGATGCAGGGATcccaccatcatcttcttcacgTCCTTCCAATCCTTTGTATGCTCTAGCTTCGAATGATAATCCAGGGACAGTCATCACGCACGTTGTTCTTAAGGGATCCAACTACGAAGAATGGGCTAAAGCGATTCGGGTTTCGTTGGGAGCAAAACGCAAACTCGGTTTCATCAATGGTAAAGTACTTAAACATACAACTGATTCTAATGATCTTGAGGATTGGTGGACGGTTAACTATATGATTGTAGCCTGGATTTTTAATACTATTGATCCGAATATTCATTTTACTATTTATTATCGTGATACGTCGTATGAGTTGTGGGAAGATATCCGTTCACATTTTTCTGTTGGAAACGGTATTAAAAATTTTCAATTAAAATCCGATGTTGCTGCTTGTAAACAAAAATCTGGTGAGTCGATTATGGCCTATTATGGACGGTTAAAGAAATTATGGGATGATATCAATGACTTTGATGCTTTGCCTTCTTGTTCTTGTTCCGGTTGCAAATGTGGTTTGAATCAAACCCTTCGTACAAGACGTGAAGCAGATCAGGTGCGTGAATTTCTAATGGGTCTTGAATCTTATTATGCTAATGCACGTTCCAATATTTTATCCACTGAGCAATTGCCATCTCTTCACTCTGTGTACTCAAGAATTTCACAAGAGGAAGAGGTTTACCTTTATACCCAACGAAGGACTGAGGAAGCATCTCCAATGGCCTTTGATGTTCGTGGTAGTATGCCACAAGGTGTGAAATCTGGCATATCACCGTTGAAGTGCAGTTTTTGTGGCTATCATGGACATCTTGAGGAACGTTGCTGGGAGAAACATGGTTATCCACCTGGCCGTGAACCTAGGTGTCCGCAAGCCACAGTTCGCAGAAAACAGAGCTTGAATACCCCTGATACAGTTGCTACACCTAAAGTGAATGATGTCTTGGATGAAATGTCTGCACCTACCAATCCTATTCGATTAACTGGTAAGGGAGTTTATACTTGGATTGTTGACACTGGTGCTTCGAATCACGTTTGTTGTGatgaaaatctctttgatttctCTCGTGCCATAACTCCTATTCACGTTAGGTTGCCTAATGGTGCTACTACAGAGGCCACCAGAATAGGGGAAGTTACTTTAACCGATtctttggttttgaaaaatgtgttATTCGTCCCTTCATTCACTTGTAACTTACTCTCTGTCTCgcaacttctctcttctcaaaaGTTAAGCATACAATTTACATTCTCTTACTGTGTTGTACAGGACCTTGTCTTGAGGATGAAGATTGGTATGGGTGAACTTATTGGGGGGTCTATCATTTGACGATGTGGGAACCAACTCGTTTTAATGTTGTTCATGAAAAAGACATGGAAGATTTATGGCATAAACGGCTTGGACATCCTTCTCCACAAGTAATGGAGCTGCTACCTCAAGTTTGTCgtagtaataataataagatGGAATTTAAAGCTTGTGATATTTGTTATCAGGCTAAACAAACTCGTAGTATCTTTCCGTTAAGTGAAAATAAAGCAGATGATTGTTTGATTTAATTCATTGTGACGTTTGGGGTCCTTATCGTGCAAATTGTGCTTGCTATTCTCGGTATTTTTCGACTATTGTGGATGATTTTTCTAGATGTGTGTGGGTATATTTGATGAAAACAAAGGACGAGGTTCCACGTTTATTAATAAATTTTTTCGCCTTGGTTGATCGTCAATTCACCAAAAGAGTAAAAGTTTTGCGAAGTGATAATGTGACAGAATTTAAGGGTCTTGGTACTTATTTTCGTACGAATGGAATAATTCACCAGACATCCATGGTTAAAACACCTCAGCGAAATGCTAGAGTAGAATGTAAACATCGTCATATTCTTAATGTTGCTCGTGCTTTACGTTTTCAAGCTTGTTTACCTATTGATTTTTGGGGTGAATGTGTTCTAACCGCTGCATATCTGATTAATCGCATTCCCTCTCATGTGCTTGATTTTAAGACACCTTTTGAAATGCTTTATGGTCGTGCTCCTACTCTCGATCTACTTAGAGTTTTTTGATGTTTATGTTATGCGAAGAATATTAATCCTTGTGATAAGTTTGATAGTCGAAGTTGTCGGTGTATCTTTATTGGATATCCTTTTGGGAAGAAAGGATGGCATCTATTTGACCTTGCTACGGGGGATTATTTTCAGTCTCGTGATGTTAGATTTGTTGAAGATGTTTACACCCTAGCTGATCCCGGCGAAATGGATCGTCTTCACTCATTATATCCAGCAGAATTTGGTGACTTACATAACACTTCGAACTGTGGAGATTTTTTTGAGGACTGTACACAGTCAGCAGTCCCTGAACAGTTACAACAAGGGCCTCCAGACGCTCCCATACTTCCAGCTAGCACGTTGGTTTCTGATGCACCTTCAGACACGTCCTTTGAGAATCTTCCACAGGCACTGCCCAGTGACGCCCAACCTTCATCCAGTGACAGTGTTTTGTTACCAGCAACATCCGAAAATTTATCTGTTTTGGGAGATCTTTCCGGTGAAAGTTTGGTTGAAAATGAAAGTGTCCCGATAGATGCTGATGGAAATATTTTGGTTGATGATACTTATAGTTCCGAAAGCACGAAAATTGTTGATGCAAATCTTGGTCGTGCAAACGTACGAGATTCGAAAATGTCTGACACAAAGATTTtgtaaaatggaaaaatgtggagCCGAAGACTAACACGACTTTGGTTCCCCCTCACACTTCACACATACCAATACATTCCTCAGGTACTCCGTATCCTATAACACATTATGTAAATTGTAATGCTTTTTCTGTTGCGCATCAACATTTTCTTGCAACTCTTTCGTCTGATAAGGAGCCTACATCCTTTAAGGAAGCAATGAATGATCCTCGCTGGAGAAAAGCGATGGAGGAAGAAATTGCGGCTCTTGTTGCCAATGGAACTTGGACAATTGAAGACTTACCTCCGGGAAAATTGGCTATTGGATGCATGTGGGTGTTTCGGATCAAGCGTCGTTCTGATGGTACTGTTGAACGATACAAGGCACGTCTGGTTGTCTTCGGTAATCATCAACAAGAGGGAGTAGATTTCAGTGAGACTTTTGCTCCTACTGTAAAAATGGTTACTATGCGTACTTTTTTAACGGTTGCCGCTATTCAGAATTGGGAGTTAGTTCAAATGGACGTTcataatgcttttcttcatggtgacttgAATGAAGAGGTATATATGCGCCTTCCTCCCGGATTTAGTAATGGCATGACTGGCAAGGTATGTAAGCTACGTAAGTTTCTGTATGGTTTGCGACAGGCCCCTATATGTTGGTATGCCAAGTTAGCCACAACCTCGCGTGCATATGGTTTTTCCACAAGCAAATCTGATCATTCATTATTTTTTTATCGTAAAAAGGGCGTGATATTGAATATCATTGTTTATGTGGATGATCTTGTTATTGCTGGGAATAATAGCGATGTTATTTGCGAACTGAAATCACATCTTGGTGATTGTTTTCATATGAAGGACTCGAGAAAATTGAAgtattttcttggcattgaagtAGCTAGATGTTCGAAAGGGACTTTTCTTTGTCAACGCAAATATGCTCTTGATATATTGTCTGAAACAGGTCTTATAGGTTCTAAACCGGCTAGTATTCCAATGGAAGAAAATCATCGCCTAGCTCTTGCATCGGACACACCTATGACAGATCCTGCTCGTTATAGACGACTGGTGGGGCGTCTAATTTATCTTACCATTACTCGCCCTGAGCTTTCTTATGTGGTTCATATATTATCTCAATTTATGAAGCATCCAAAGCAATCTCAATGGGATGCGGCTTTGAGAGTTGTTCGTTATTTGAAATACAGTCCCGGCCAAGGTATATTACTTCGTGTTGATTCCACTCTAGTTCTTGATGTTTAttgtgatgcagattgggctaTTTGTCCAATCAGTAGACGTTCTCTTACTGCTTATTTTGTATTCCTTGGGAACTCTCCTATctcttggaaaacaaagaaacaagCAATTGTTTCCTGCTCCTCTGCGGAAGCAGAATATCGTGCCATGGCCTCAGCCACTTGTGAAATCATTTGGTTGAAGAATTTGCTTCAGAGTCTTAGTATTGAGCATGCTGCTCCCGTATCTCTTcattgtgacagtcaagctgctctACATATTGCAAACAATCCAGTCTTTCATGAAAGTACGAAACACATTGAAATAGATTGTCGTTTCGTGCGTGATGAGATTCTCAAAGGTACTATTGCTCCTGCATACGTTCATACTACTGTGCAGCTTGCTGATATCCTTACCAAAGCCTTGGGTCGTCAATATTTTCAATCTCTTCTTGCCAAGTTGGGCATTTCCAATCTtgatgctccaacttgaggggggtattggAATTAAAGTATATTTGTAACATATTCTTATTTACTTTGCAATATTTTCTTACTTCTTTTGCGCTGAATGTCGACATATTTCTTTACAatgtatgtcgacatattttgtaATCTTTGTAACTCTTTGTATATAAGGCCATGCCTAATTCTCTAACAAATCAATGAGAACATTGAGAATTCCATTCACGTTTACAGTAGATGGGTAGGACATCATCAGACCCACGACCCTCAAATGGTACAACCTCCAAGGATTTTGTGACAAGGGAGCTTGATCCGTTATCTGTAATAATCTTGTCAACCAACTCAACTTCAAGCTGTTGGCTTTCAGGTATTAGGACATCAGATACCTCATTTTCGGAAGATGAAATTCTCGATTCCCTCTGAGAGTCGACCATTTCTGCATTTCGTACGGAAACGTTTTTACCTGATGCTCCTTCATCCAACACAAAAGCAGAATCTCCAGCTGTTGTTTCCTTCTCTGTGCCCGTACTTGTGTTCTGAGAATCATCAGTATCTTTGTTGGCAGTCTCAGAAAGTTTACCATAATTGTTCATTTCAGTTTTCATGCTAAAATCGATGTAGTTGCCAGTTGGATTTTCGATTTGATCTCTGTACAGAGTAACATTGTTAGATTCATCGCCCTCTGAAGACGGACTCGACAGGATGCTACTATTATTTGTTGGGATTTGACCTCTTTCTTCAACCGGGCCCTTTGTAGTGCTTCCTTCGCATTCCAACTTGCGGATCACTTATACACAGTATTCTAAGTCTTCTTCCGAAGATCCATCTCgaggaaacctgttttgaggcatactctttttttttaggcatactcattcattataccatctaaggtgggtttataaggggtgtctaaaggtagtgcaattatCTATATATCCTTATATaatttaaattactagagtgcccttatcctcaaaaacctaaaatcaaatatcaaaataaactttaaactcaaaCATCTTAGACTCCAATTCAATGAAATTGATCAAACAaagcaaacacgaatcgaagtgagcgatgttggagtgcgaaattcaaatatcaatttctcttagatgtattttagaatgtatgtgtaacaaacctatcttgtttttgattgattttatttttgttgatcgatagaatatgatttcaaagacgaaattaggttttcagaagatcagttcggctgatcttggagtatcaattttgagccgaacctagtgtacatttagagaaacactatgttcggctaatgcggctttgctagattttgttcgaatcagccgaaccaaaattcgtcagttacagagtgaagttcggctgataacttttcagccgaacctcagttttttgaaaatatacctaggttcggttgataattgttcatctggtcagtagatctgagttttaaaaattcaattttttgacagattcaacttataaaaagaaattaaacctcgtatagacacctatgatttgaatcacacattttggtcacttctaatcactaaaatctcaaaattcaaaacccaagttttttttcacttcttcttcttcctctcaaaatcccaactctctcacataaatttgatttatctactaattcaccactaataatttaatttttaatcaatccttaacattcctagctaatcaaatctaatcataatcattaacaccaaaaagggtagttatgccattatcaaaaagggtggataaggggtgatgttgttttttatttagtgaccctattttggcatttttagttgcctcaaaaaaattcagtatgcctcaaaataggtttcatctCGAGGGCACTCATGTTCCCACCTAGATCCACTTTTCTTCGATGAGCTTCCGACTTGCTTTTCCTGTAGCACTCGGGCCCTTTTTTCAAGCCCCTCATTTGGGTTATGGCAGTCACAACTTGGGCCACTGTTCTTGATtaataacccctctaaaattataatataataaaaaatttaagtTCCCAATAAGACCAACTAATACGTAAATTAATAATCAGTGTGATAACGGTACATTATGGTGCCTTATTAGAATAAGAACCCATTATATAACATCGGACTTAATTTTAAGATTTATATAACACTAGACTTAATTTTTAACTTTTTGTATTtcattacgaagtttcaaagtaattttcatttTCACGTCAAAGTGTATACAATTAAATACTCATACGTTAACAATGATTAGAAAATAATCGGAatttaaaatgaaaattttaGATATTTGTTATTATAAGAAAATGATCTTCAATCTTATTTTTGAAATTTAAACGTAAATAtgacatatttcgatatattaaTCAATACATTAATATTTTGTTAAAGTTGTCCCAaaactattaatttatcgaagttttactgtaTACTAGATACGGATAACTCATGAAAATATCCATAAATGACTTGTTTCTGGTAAAAGACGAACATTACCATATGCATATTCGGGAGGATGATAGACATCGGGAGTCCAATGTGTTCCCCCTCTTAGTAAGAATAAATATATTTCCAAACCATCTCTTTAAAATTAAAGGTGTGTGTTCCCAAGCCAATCTCGACAATTACTTGTTCTGATTCTATATATTATTTGCTTTAAACTAAAAGAAAACTTTATGGTGGAATATTAACATTATGTATAATATCCTTGACTCTCAATAGTTATAAATA comes from Papaver somniferum cultivar HN1 chromosome 7, ASM357369v1, whole genome shotgun sequence and encodes:
- the LOC113295713 gene encoding uncharacterized protein LOC113295713; translated protein: MGTPPSDAGIPPSSSSRPSNPLYALASNDNPGTVITHVVLKGSNYEEWAKAIRVSLGAKRKLGFINGKVLKHTTDSNDLEDWWTVNYMIVAWIFNTIDPNIHFTIYYRDTSYELWEDIRSHFSVGNGIKNFQLKSDVAACKQKSGESIMAYYGRLKKLWDDINDFDALPSCSCSGCKCGLNQTLRTRREADQVREFLMGLESYYANARSNILSTEQLPSLHSVYSRISQEEEVYLYTQRRTEEASPMAFDVRGSMPQGVKSGISPLKCSFCGYHGHLEERCWEKHGYPPGREPRCPQATVRRKQSLNTPDTVATPKVNDVLDEMSAPTNPIRLTGKGVYTWIVDTGASNHVCCDENLFDFSRAITPIHVRLPNGATTEATRIGEVTLTDSLVLKNVLFVPSFTCNLLSVSQLLSSQKLSIQFTFSYCVVQDLVLRMKIGMGELIGGSII